A stretch of DNA from Caretta caretta isolate rCarCar2 chromosome 24, rCarCar1.hap1, whole genome shotgun sequence:
TCAACCAGGGTTGGTCAAAAGGTTGCGAACATTTGGGGTGAGAGAAACTTCCTTAGGCCTGGTAAGTGAAATCTCTAAGAAGCGagttgtgattttgttttgtctGTGACCCCTTTGTTCCTGTTACACTCCCTTGCTGGCTATTCCATCATGCCCCTTGGATAACAAACATATGCCTGTTTTGACTATAAACACATCTCAGCCCTGTGATGTTGAGTTGAACCCTACCAGCCAGTGTGGGCACTCGTGGAGGGTAAGAAGATGACCCACAGTCCTGGGTATTCCAAAAACTCAGACTTGGGTTACTCCACTAATAcccagtggcagggagtcccaTGGGTTAAGCCTGATAATACCCAGTGGCAGGGAATCCCACAGGTTAATGCCAATAGTACCGAGTGGAGTCTATCACAGGGTGGCCGGTCCTTATGGGGAAATGGGGTTTAGTCCACCTGAGGGGAGAGAGACCTTGAACTGTGagccagctccaggagggagggctGGGGACTCCTTACCTATGGAGATAGAAACAGTGAACTAGGCTCAGGGCCCAGAAGGCCAATGTGTGTCTGGAGGAAATAAATTGGACCCCAGAAGAGGAATGTTTTTACCCCTTTTGATATTAATACaaggtaaactgaggcaaggTACTGCAGCACAACCTCTGACCTCAAGGAGGCACTCAGGAGGAAGGCACCCTGTTAGAGCATCCTCTGGATTGACACCACTCTTGTTCAGTGGCAGGGGGACCCTTCGGTTGATGATGCTTGTGTTCAGTGGCAGGGAGCTCCACAGGTTAACCCTAATGATATCAAATTTCTGTGGCTTCTTATATTCATAGAGTCTAAGGTCAGAAGTGACCATTGTGACCATATAGGAAGTCTGACTtccatataacacaggccagagaacttccccaaactaattcctacagcagatctctCAGAAAAATGCCCAACCTTGATTATAAATAGCcagtgatggtgaatccaccGCAAACCTCACTCAATGGTAAATTCCCCTCGCTGTTAAAGATAAGCACCTTATTTCCTGCCTGAATTTGTCTAACATCAGGCTCCAGCTACTGGGtcatgttagaccttcctctgctagattgaTGAACCCACGgtcaaatatttgctccccatggaAGTACTGACAGATGGGTATCAGGTCCCtgcttaactttctctttgttaagctacagagatggagctcctggagtctctcagtctaagactgtgtctacactgggggcagTGTATAGAATTCCACATctcaaagggaattaaaacactccccttctgggggccaaTTGATTAGGCCTGTGGCAGGGTGGACGAGGCCCTAAGGCCCCCTACTGGAGGCCTTGCAGCCCTGCCACATCCTgacccagaaaagggcagtgcagagggtcctccaagctgcctagagtggctgtgtgggacacagccaatcagagaggctgcagggagcagccaatccaggcccagcaggcccatataaaaggaaCTGAGTGAAGTTctttgctggagctggaggagtgtgGATGGCTTGGCTGAGCTACAGGACCTTGGACAGAGCCCTGCTGGCAGAGACCAGGGGGAGCGagaaggagctctgggctggctgctgaGACTCAACCAGGACATGGCCCTGAGGTGTGGGTGAAGAATGAGCTGGGGATCTGGGGAAGTGTGACAACAAGGGTgaactgtggggggtggggactaATTGGCAACCCCAGGGGTTCTGtaagtcaggacttctgggttctttacctggctctgggaggggagtggggtctagtgtttAGAGCAGGTGGAGGGGCCGGTAGCCTGatctcctgggttcttttctgtTTATAAGATGGATTTTCTTTGTCTGGGTGGTGAAGAAGATACTGTTCTTCCACTGCTGAGGCAGGAGGGTTCCTGTATCTCTGCCTGCCCCCCTTTCTCCAAACTCTTTCTGTCCCTCCCTCCTACGCCAAGGATCTCCCCGGCCCTGACACTGCTATCGACTCCCGTGCCAGCACGGGAGCCATCTCTGGCCACCCccagggaaggtgggaggggaaatcagCTCACAGCTGCGAGTTTTCTTCTTTGCCATCATCCTGCCATAGGGGGCTGGACCTTCCGGGTCTGGGGCTGAAGATGAGGAGCACGGTGACCAACCAGtggttcctctgcctggttctcagcCCCCTGTTCTCCTCCTATTGTATACTGGTGTTTGCTGCAGTTCTGCGGGATCCAGCACCCCCTacaggggaaaggccctgtgtcTCTTTCCCCACCGCCCTGAGTCAGCCAAGCATCCAGATCAGAGCCACATCATTTTCTCTGTGTGGTTCTGTGTTTGACCCTGTAGACTGGAatgtgcttcatgcaaaaggtctcttgcaaaaagtatcattacaaagcttataatttactgcatgtggtcatcctatttgtatgtatgtatcattcttgtgtctgaaatagaaatataactctgagggcctattgtagttatgcaaagtgtgggccattaatggtggcttggaatcttgacgGCTCCCATCatccaggacaattgactgtggatggctctgtttgttTGCAGGCCTTTCTGtaagtcaggctgggaggaatggaggcttggggggtctcacaggacatgtgaccatgtcacttggtactggaatccatcttaaacctggtgcttctccatttagaaggaggggtggggacccagagaaacaaaagattcccaccttgtgccaaagctatgtACTGGGGTGAAACAGAACAAAGccggctgcagtcatgagaaatcccctagctaccacctgagctggaacaaggattATGCTAGGGGAaagaattgtgcccagactaggaaagtGTCTAGTCTTTGATAGAAGcttactgaaacatctctgagagtgagattttatctgtatccagttttcttactgtattagacttagtcttgcgtgttttattttattttgcttggtaattcactttgttctgtctagtatcagggggtagccgtgttagtctgtatccacaaaaacaacagggaaTCACCAGACTCcctgtttttgttctgtctgttattacttggaaccagtTAAATCctgctttttgtatttaataaaatcactttttacttattaattaacccagagtatgcattaatacctgggggtggggggcaaagagctgtgcatatctctctatcagtgttatagagggcaaacaatttataagtttaccctgtataagctttacacagggtaaaatggatttatttggggtttggaccccattgggagctgggcatttgagtgttggagacaggaacatttcttaagctgttttcagttaagcctgcagcttctgGGGGACATTGTTCAGGCCGgggtctgggtttgtagcaggctagtgtgtctggctcaaacaggCACAGTtctggagtcctaagctggcagggaaaacgggttAGAAGTAGTCTCCGCATATCATTTGGCAGTGCCTAAGGaggttctgtgatccaacccgtcacagtgccCACACGCAGGACCATTCCATATGTCTACGACTGCATTTCTAACAACCCTTCCTTGCTTCTGGATTCTCTTGTTTTCACGGCTCTTGATGGCAGGCTTTTATTGGCAGCCAGACTCCCTCCAGCCCGTGACAGGAGGTCTGGGCGCTTACAAAAGGCGGATTTACACGGCAACATATGCACGTGGTTTTTTGGCTCACCTGGCCTTTTTGATTGTCGTGCCGTGGTTTCAGCTGCCTGCCATACGGCCCCCAGCACATTCAAGGGGTTCAATTCGTCTCTGTCACCGCCCTAGCTCACGTCGAGTCTGACACCATGCCACACACATCCTTAAAGCGGGAGTCCCATACTTATCCACATTCACACGATAATGCTGCCAGTTTTAGACCAATGTAGGACTGAGTTATATTTTCCCTGCCTGGCTGACTCCCAGTGCAAAATTCCTGCCTCTGGGCTATGAATGCTTCTCCACCATGCACAGTGTGCCCCCCCATTATTCCTTAAGAGTTGTATATTTTTCTCTGCCACATTATCAAATTGAAACCTGTTCAATTTCCTCTCCTGCCTGCCACCTGGGCAAACCAAGCTGTTTGCAGACATTCATCTATTTGTCTGCACGTTGCCCAGCTCAAATCATGGCTTCCACTTTCTCTGGTTCtctgaggttcaagaaggacaagtgcagggtcctacacttaggacggaagaatcccatgcactgctacaggctggggaccgactggctaggcagcagttctgcagaaaaggacctggggattgcagtggatgagaagctggctatgagtcagcagtgtgccctggcTGCCATGAAGGCCAATGGCACATTGAGCTGTATTTGtaggagtgttgccagcagatggagggaagtgattattcccctctatttggcaattgtgagaccacacctggagtattgcgtccagttttgggccccccactacagaagggatgtggacaaactggagagagtccagcggagggcaacaaaaatggggtctggggcacatgacttacgaggagaggctgagggaactggggttatttagtctgcagaagagaagagtgaggggggatttgatagcagccttcaactacctgcggggggttccaaagaggatggagctcggctggtctcagtggcggcagatgacagaacaaggagtaatggtctcaagttgcagtgggggaggtctaggttggatattaggaaacactatttcactaggagggtggtgaaacactggaatgggttccctagggaggtgggggaatctccatccttagagttaTTTGAGgcccgtcttgacaaagccctggctgggatgattaagttggtgttggtcctgctttgaacaggaggttggactcctgaggtctcttccaaccctgatattgtatgattctctCCATATTGCCACcctcaaatgttcaaaaatcctgAGTTGGGCTGTCCAAAAATCACAAGATCATGTAAACATACTTGATTTGGGGtttatttatttgccttctaccttttgagcctttagggggcactggggtcacatttggAAACTTTCTCCACCGCCACAAAAGTtagaaacttcctttttctttcaaGAGGGAAGGCTGAAATAATTACAGATGCATTGaggccagaagctggggctttaaggaaaacaatactGGTTATGTGCCACATGACAAAACCATGACAGTTTGCAACACTGTTTTTTTTGAATGCTGATGTTACTGGAGATGTTAGTTGGCCAGTTCTTGTTTgttctcctcttttctttttgtttttttctgacacCACTGCAACAATTGTTGCCAACTAGCTATTATAAGAAAAGCCGCCATCCCACATCTGCATGGTTAAGTCACGCTTTGTTGTTGCTGGAtcttgttcacacacacacacacgccaacCAGTATTGATCTGggaatgtggctggccctttggggatcagaagaacattttgtgtaGTGAATAGAGTTTTAAGTAAATTCTCATTTTACTGGACCTCTTTTGCTGACTGGGAGCCTAGACTGGAATGCAATagagggggctgtgtgatttttcttttttcttggcttcttgataaccagtgtgggggatcaggagcaagcttgtgactggttggtgaattTAACCTCTGTATTAACCTCCGGTTTTGGGACAaactgctctcctttttgcagcctgccctgaccttgggaTTTTCAGTGTGGGCTGCCCTCTGCACCTCTGGTCACAGGTCAAAGTAACGGTGAAGGTCTCACTTGCCAGCTCCAGCCAAGTTACAAAACCTTGGCCAAGGCTGGGGGCCAGCAGATCCAAAAGATGATAAAGACTAAAAAAGACCAACCTGGTTTCTCCATCACCAACAATTTTTAATGCAGGACTGGATGGTATCTCTAACAGTTCTTGGGCAGTTCTGAGCTCAGGGTCTGCAGCACCTGGTTGCAAGCAGCCCCCTGAATCCAACAGCCCTTTCCTCTCTGCACACTCACGTCCAACCCTGGGGCATCAGCCCGGCCACACTCATGCCAGGCGCCATGGCTGCATCTCTGGGGCATGCGCCTCTTTGAGAGCCCCGTTGAAGCTCTAGTCCGTTTGAACATGCAACTTCGTCCAATGGGCGGTGGGTGGTGTTGATATTTGCCCAGGGGGTATTGCTGAACTCCACATTTCTATTAATCCCTGGCCCTCCAAGCCCAACTGGTCTAAGGAACCTGGCTGGGCAGTAGCGGATTATCCAATGGACCGATGGATCCTGTGCCCAGGGGCTCTGGTCAATTGGGGGCCCCTGGAAAAATTGATGTCCCACTCCAACGGAAATCCGAGAGACCTGgcagaagcactgggtggggtgcgGGAAGCCCCAAAGCCCGGACCCCCGCTGCAGCCTTCGGACTGGAGGGCTCTTGCTCCCTGCCGAGGCCTCAGGgttagtggtcagagcaggggaggggtgactcagtgggaggggagtggggtctagtgggttagagaaGCTGGGGGCCTGGGAgctagggctcctgggttctatccccggctctggcaggggagtgagggctaGTTTTAAAGCAATGGCTGTTTCTTAGGTGGTATCTTTGCTAAGACAGTGTCCGAATGATCATTTCCATTTATGGTTTGCAGCTTCTCCATCTCAGAgagcaggcggaggcggagcgtGTAGAAGACACAGAGTTAAGGGGAGTGACCTTAATACACAGGGAAGCACAGACTCACGGATGCATTGCTGGGCAAACACAGACCATCTGAGTCTCTCTCTGCGCTGGGTCCTGCGCTGCCTAGGTGAGTCGAAACAATGGGCAGGAGCCCCTCGTTGTGTCTGAAGGGCAATTTCTTTGCTAATCCTACCCAGAAGCCACAGACATTTGCTATTACCAAGGCAAActgtgggactccctgccactgggTATTAGTGGGCTTAGCCTGTGGGATTCCCTGCCACTGGGTATTAATGGGGTTAACATGGGGACTCAATAGACAGAGTTGTTAGGTTAGATCTGTGACCTGGGTGAATTTTTCTCCCTTGTTTCATGTTAATCAAATGAGGTATTCCCCATTTATGAATCTCTAAGCCACGGGTCACTCCCACagcccaggagttctgacctcccaccccttctcaacccctccccactcccagaactggggataaaacccaggggtcctggctcccacACCCCCTTCTCCAACCATTAGGCCATTCTGCAGAGCACAGAGGTCGCCAGTCTAACAAGTCTGTGAGGGGCACATTCTGGGACAGAGGCAATAGCCCAGAGGTCCCtggtgcagagctgcagcccggcTGTGGGGTAGAGAAGCAGCTCGGTGTCTTGAGGCTTCCTGTGTTACAGTGAGGCTGAGAAGGACCCTGTGCGCTCTCATGAGTCAGGGTGTAGCAGCAGTTCCTGTGACAGGCAGATGAGaacaaggtgggtgggggtggagtggcttTTTCTAccttgtagcagtgagttccacaggcatCAGCTCCAGCATGCTAGGAGCCAACAGCACCGATCCCCACCTCCCTTGGCCAGCCAGTCCTAGGCCCTGAAACCAGATGAGAGTCGGTGCCTCCTAGTGGGGAAaggccctgtgtcccattccctgccccactgAGCCAACCATCCCTCCAGGTCACAGCCAATGTGATGTTCTCTGCATAGCTGTAACTTGATCTATTAGACAATTGTCTCCTTCCTCACTCTCCGCACATCTGCTgtccctctttcccttccctgctgcccacagctctatcttgtagcagtgagttcctCTGGCCATGGTCTGTTGCTGAGAATACCCAGCCTGGACATTCTGGAGGACCAGAGGGTGCCCAGAGAGGTCCCCTCTGTTATTTCTCCCTTCCTCTTCTTCCactctcccttttcccctcctctgtcATCCCTTCCAACCCCTCCTCTGTCTCTCCCCAGGGCACCATGGACCGAGGCAACATGACCCTCTCACCCGTAACCTGGACAAACTCCAGCCAGCCTCCAGCATCCATGAAGAGCACTAACCTGGCCATTGCTGTGTTGCTCTTTGCCACCTTCCTAGTGGGTGTGGTGGGGAATGGGCTGTACCTGTGGgtgctggggctgaagatgagGAGGACGGTGACCACGCTGTGGTTCCTCCACTTGGTCTCCTGTTCTCTCCTCTTTACCCTGATTCTCCCTTTCTTCACTGTCCATGTTCTCCTTGGTTTCCACTGGGTCTTCGGCATGGCCATGTGCAAGGTCCTCAGTGCCTGCACCCACCTGGGCATGTTCTCCTCTGTCTTCCTCCTTGCCCTCATCAGTCTGGACCGCTACACCCTCACCTGCCACCCAGTCTGGTCCCGGCGTCACCGCACCATGTCCTGGGGCAGGAAGATGgtcctgggtgtgtggctggccTCCTTCACCCTTAGTGCTCCCTACCTGGCTTTccaggagacctgggagaaggagGGGGGCAAGGTCATTTGCACCACTTATTACATCCTCTCCAGAGACCAGGACAGAGCTGAGACGCAGGCCTGGAGGATACACATGTATGTTGTGCTGTTCGTGGTCCAGTTCCTGCTGGGCTTTCTGCTGCCCTTCTGCATCATCGCCGGATGCTACAGCCggatggggctggagatgaaGGAGAAGGGGCTGGCACGGAGCAGGAAGCCCATCAAAGTCATGGTGGCCGCGGTGGTGTCCTTCTTCTGTGGCTGGCTGCCCTACCACCTCTACCAGAGCTTGACGCTCATCAGAGATGTGCCACAATCATTGACTGATGCCTTCCTGCTTGTTAGCATCATCATGTTCTGCTTCAACGTCTGCTTCACTCCAGTCCTCTACCTCTTTGTGGGGCAGACGTTCCATCAGGTGCTCAGGACGTCCCTCTTCGCTCAGGTCAAAGCGGCTTTTCATGAGGATCTCAACAGCGATGTGTCTGGCCCAGATTCTAGAGGGAGAACAGGCGAGAAGCTAACTGCATGGAAGTAGAGAAAAACTTGAAGTCCTGCAAGATCTAGATACCTGTTAGTTTTAAATTGATTGGGTTCTAGGTATCTCAATATGTCCCAACTGAATAGAATTTCTTTGGGTCTAGATTCGCAGCTGGCTCTAGATTCTCTTGTGTTCTATGTCTCGTGGCATATTATAATTGAGGCTCagagtctgtcacggaggtcatggattccgtgactttttGTGAGCTCCGTGACTTCTACAGCGGccggtgctggctcaggggctgcctgagccgggtatcccctgggccagcagcagcggtttgggtgtgtgggatgGGACTCAGGACTAGGGGAAGGGGTGGCGGATGCCGGGGGGGGGTACTTACTTTGGGATGGGGCcttcctggctcccactggcatggccctACCACTCCTAGTCAGAGGGGACAGGGAGCTCTGCACTACTTGCACCAACAGGCTCCACACCTGGagatcccattggctgtggttcctggcgaATGGGAGCTGTGCACCTGTGGATTGTGGTGggagcagcgtgcggagcccgCTGGCCCCTgtgctgcctaggagctgcagagacacACAGAGGGGGGTAGGGAGCCGctgccagccctgcctcccccccagcaTCAGCAGGGATCCCAGGCCagctcccccagcacctgcagcaccTCTGGAATGCCCCTCCAAGAGCACCCGTGGTCCCCTGCCCAAgctttagttaggggtatatagtaaaagtcatgcacaggtcataggccatgaatttttgtttactgcctgtgacctgtccatgacttttactaaaattactcatgactaaaatgtagccttaattataacccCCTAGGGTCCAGAGGCTTCTAGATTCCAGTTTGGTTCTAGAACGCTATCGCTGCCATGGGTAGAAATAGTATAAAACTCTATGTGAGCCCAAGAGGTCTATATTAGGCTGACTCTGGAACTGTGTGTAGTTTTGGATGTCAAAATGCTTTTTCAACTGCATAAAAGTCCATGCATTCTAAATCTATCACTGTTGGTAGATCCTTATGGATTCCAAGTTTCTTAAAGCCTGGTAGGGTCCCTTGGGCTCTAGATTCCTGGTCAGTTCCAGAATCTTGCACTTGGGGATATGGCTTTTATACCCGGTGGTATTTCACAGGTTCTAGAATCCTGGCATTCTAGAACCTCAGGGGTTCGACCACTCTCAAACTTTAAAAACCAGTCTTTCTCGAACCTTGTTCATCCCAAGCATCTGGTATTAAAACTGATTTCATGGTGGGGtaactcccttcccccccctcccaccaaatGGAATAACCAAATGTCACTGGTTACTTTGGGGCATGGAGAAAATGGGTCAGATTgtgagctgatgtaaatcagcatagctcagcTGATCTTATTTCGGGACTCCttagttctgtccccagctctgggaggtgagTGGGGTCTGGTGTGTTAAAGCATCCTAAATTGGGAATGGCTCATCTGATAGACTTGTGTTCAATGGCACAGAGTCCCCTAGGTTGATGCTGCTTGTGTTCggtggcagggagtcccacaggttaaCCCTAATGATATCAAATTTCTGTGGCTTCTTATATTCgtagattctaaggtcagaattGACCATTTTAACCTTATAGTCTGACTtccatataacacaggccagagaacttccgcaactaattcctacagcagatcttgcAGAAAAATgcccaaccttgatttaaaatagCCAGTGAAGGTGATATGATACAGTGAAAATGATACAGTGAAGGTGAATCCACTGCAAACCTCAGTCAATGGTCCCAATGGTAAATTCCCCATGCTGTTAAAGACATGCACCTCATTTCCTGCCTGAATTTGTCTAACGTCAGCCTCCAGCtactggatcatgttagaccttcctctgctagattgaTGAACCCACGgtcaaatatttgctccccatggaAGTACTGACAGATGGGTATCAGGTCCCtgcttaactttctctttgttaagctacagagatggagctcctggagtctatcagtctaagactgtgtctacactgggggcagTGCATAGAACTCAACATATCAgtccaaagggaattaaaacactccccttctgggggccaaTTGATTAGGCCTGTGGCAGGGTGGACGAGGCCCtaaggccccctgctggaggccttgcagCCCTGCCACATCCTgacccagaaaagggcagtgcagagggtcctccaagctgcctagagtggctgtgtgggacacagccaatcagagaggctgcagggagcagccaatccaggcccagcaggcccatataaaaggaaCTGAGTGAAGTTctttgctggagctggaggagtgtgGATGGCCTGGCTGAGCTACAGGACCTTGGACAGAGCCCTACTGGCAGAGACCAGGGGGAGCGagaaggagctctgggctggctgctgaGACTCAACCAGGACAAGCCCCTGAGGTGTGGGTGAAGAACATGCTGGGGCTCTGGGGAAGTGGCCCCGGGAATTGTAGCAGTGATACAGTTTATTTAAAGGCAAAAGGCAGATGGCTGATATCGATCCGGTCCCTAGGCTGGGCTCTGGAGTCGTGAGTGGGCTGGGATCCCTCCACCCAGTAGCCACTCGGAAAGTGGGCTGGACTCTTTGTGTACCCCAGAAGGTGGAACTGAACTCTTTTAGTGGCctagcaggagagctggggccagaaaggcccagagaaggcaAAGACATCGCCTCctgggagggagccctggggcaccACTCCATACCAGAGCAGTGACAATTTGAgagagcccagaaggggctggggAGCCAGTTTTAACCAGGGTGCTGTGATGGACTGAGGAGTGAGTCCAAGGAGAGAGCTGCAGATAGAGACATTCCAGAGGGCACTGAAACAGGCCTCTGTTGGACTTGTACCCTGGCCAGAGTTTGATTTGTATTTCACAAACAGACTTTGTGTGACTTCTCTGGAGGGCTGAGTTGCTGAGGACTCACCACAAAGCTCtgatccgggggtgggggggcactggTGATAGGCCACTGCCACCCCGTTACAAGGCCTGACACGCATCAGGCCCCCAGACAGCAACAAAAGACTCTGGCAGCGGGACACTACACAGCTAAAGTGAGGTGTGGAGGACACCGCATGCAGGTGCAGAGAGCTGCATTGGGTATATATCCCAAAAATCTGGGGTGTCTTTACTAACCTATGCTGGGCCTCTCAGTCCACATGGCTGCTTACACCTGGGCGAGCTGTCCAGGCAGCGTTCGTACTCTGTGTGCTCTTGTAAGCTgcgtaaggcaggttttccacccttttaatccttttcttggctcttctctgacccctctccaattgatcaccatcccccTGGGACTGTGGGCaccggaactggacacaggatgCTAGCAGGGCTCTAGTACATCCAGTCGTCTAGATCCTAGCAGGGAGTTTCTGGgggtcaggacttctgggttctttcccgagctctgggaggggagtgggatctagtagttagagcagggggctgggagtcaggacacctgggctcTGTCTGAGTttgttggggtggaggggagtggCCTCTAGTAGGTTAGACCAAGGTGGcctggggccaggactcctgggttgtatcCCCAACTCTGGGAGTGGGTGGAGTCTGGTGGTTTGAGCGGTGGGGTGGTTGGGCATTGAGAAAAGAGAAGTGAGGGTTCCTGTTTCACCTACATGTTCTTGCTAAGTCCCTTGGTGAAGGAATTCATGGAAAGGCTGCCACTTCCTCTTCTAGCTTAAAACCCTCAGTGACTCGGAGCTCTCCCTGGCGCGTCCGTTGCACAGACCCTGGCCACGGAGCTGGGACCCAGAGACCCCCGACGGGAGCCCAACACGACTGGGAAAAGAGAGCCCCCAGTTGCACGGTATGCGACAACAACGGTgaactgtggggggtggggtctagTTGGCGACCCCAGGGGATCTGCAAGTGCGGAGTCCTGGGTTCTttacctggctctgggaggggagtggggtctagtggttagagcaggagggaggAGCCGGTAGCCCgatctcctgggttctattctgttAGAGTGTCTTTGGCTGGGTGGTGAAGGAGATACTGTTCTTCCACTACTGAGGCATGAGGGTCCCTATATCTCTGTCTGCCGCACTTTCTCCAAACTCTTTCTGTTCCTCTCTCCTATGCCAAGGACCTCCCTGGCCCTGACACTGCTATCGACCCCCGCGCCAGCACGGGAGCCGTCTCTGGCCACCCccagggaaggtgggaggggaaatcagCTCACAGCTGCGAGTTTTCTTCTTTGCCATCATCCTGCCATAGGGGGCTGGACCTgcgggggctggggctgaagatgaGGAGCACGGTGACCAGCCAGCggttcctctgcctggttctcagcCCCCTGTTCTCCTCCTATTGTATACCGGtgtttgctgcagctctgctggaTGCAGCGTCCCCTGAGGGGAAACTCTCCATGTCCCTTTCCTCACGCCCCTGAGTCAGCCAAGCATCCAGATCAGAGCCACATCATTTTCTCTGTGTGGTTCTGTGTTTGACCCTCTAGACTATTTTCCCCTTCTCTGCTCCTCCCACTTGCATtgtcctcctttcccctctccaccTGCCATCCAGtcttgtagcagtgagtt
This window harbors:
- the LOC125625681 gene encoding putative G-protein coupled receptor 33; protein product: MDRGNMTLSPVTWTNSSQPPASMKSTNLAIAVLLFATFLVGVVGNGLYLWVLGLKMRRTVTTLWFLHLVSCSLLFTLILPFFTVHVLLGFHWVFGMAMCKVLSACTHLGMFSSVFLLALISLDRYTLTCHPVWSRRHRTMSWGRKMVLGVWLASFTLSAPYLAFQETWEKEGGKVICTTYYILSRDQDRAETQAWRIHMYVVLFVVQFLLGFLLPFCIIAGCYSRMGLEMKEKGLARSRKPIKVMVAAVVSFFCGWLPYHLYQSLTLIRDVPQSLTDAFLLVSIIMFCFNVCFTPVLYLFVGQTFHQVLRTSLFAQVKAAFHEDLNSDVSGPDSRGRTGEKLTAWK